In Deinococcus aquaedulcis, the genomic stretch CTACCTGGTCGGCGAGCCGGAGAAGCTGGCGATTGCCGAATCGCTCGCCATCGTGGGTGGCATCAGCTTGATTGGCGCGGTGCCCTACGCACTGAGGCGGCAGATTGACTGGCGCAGCGTGCTCTGGTTCGGTCTTCCCGGCGTCGTGGGCACGTATCTGGGCGCCGCGCTGAGCGTGTACCTCAGCGGCGTGGTGCAACTGCTGCTCTTCGCGGCGGTGATGCTGCTGGCCGCCGTGATGATGTTTCGGCCAAGTCGTCCCCACCCAGAAGGCCAGCCGGCGCATCACCGCTCGCCCGTCAAGATCGGCGCCGAGGGGTTAGGCGTCGGTGTCCTGACCGGCCTGGTGGGGGTCGGCGGCGGGTTTCTGATCATCCCGGCGCTGGTGCTGCTGGGCGGCCTCCCCATGGGCCTCGCGGTGGGGACCAGCCTGATGATCATCGCCGCCAAGAGCTTTGCGGGCTTCTTCAAGTACGTGCACGTGCTGGCCGAGCAGCACCTGCCTGTGAACTGGACCCTGATTCTGGTCTTCACCGTCATCGGCATCCTGGGCAGCTTTCTGGGGGCGCGCCTGGGCAAGACGCTGTCCAACGACAGCCTCAAAAAGGGGTTCGCCGGATTTCTGGTCGTGATGGGCGTGTCTGTCCTGGCCACCAACGTGCCCAAGGTGCTGAACCCGCCTCCTGCCGCTGAAGTGCACGTGCGGCACTGAAGCGTTCCCACACCCCTCCTATTCAAGCCGCGACCTCCCGGCGCGGCTGTTCCTTTTCCGAGGTTTTTGCCCTATGACTGAACTGCTTGACCTTCTCCGCTCGCCCTGGCCCTGGTATGTGGGCGGCCCCCTGATCGGGCTGACGGTGCCCCTGCTGCTGTGGCTGGGCAACAAGGGCCTCGGGATCTCTGCCAATTTGCGGCATGCCTGTGTGATCCTGCTGCCCGAGACCGCCAAGCCCGGCTTCTTCCGCTACGACTGGCGCCAGGAACGTTGGAACCTGATGTTTGCAGGCGGGCTGATTCTGGGGGGCAGCGTGGCCGGTGTCCTGCTGGCCAACCCAGAACCCAGCCGCCTGAGTGCCGCTGGCATGGAGTCAGTTCAGGCACTGGGCGTGCAGGTGCGTCCTGGCCTGATGCCCGCTGAGCTGACCGAGCTGTCTAACCCCGGCGTGTGGCTGCTCCTGGCCTCCTCTGGTCTGCTGGTGGGCTTCGGCGCCCGGTATGGGGGCGGCTGCACGTCCGGCCACGCGATCACCGGGCTTTCCACCCTCCAAGGCCCTTCCTTGATCGCCACCGTCTCCTTTTTTGTGGGCGGCATCCTCAGCGCGAATGTCCTCCTGCCGCTCTTCATGACGGTGATTCGGTGACCAGTAGCCCTCATGTTCCTGGTGTTCACACCGGGCCTACCTCCACGGTCCGCACCGCAACTGGTCTGCTGGTCTACCTCATCGCGGGACTGTATTTCGGCGTGGTACTCGTCAAGAGCGAAGCGGCAAGCTGGTACCGCATTCAGGAAATGTTCCGCTTCGAGTCGTTCCACATGTATGGGCTCATCGGCTCGGCGGTGGCGACCGGAATGATCACGACCGCCCTGCTTCGCCGCAGTGGCGTGAAGAGCCGAGACGGCCAGACCATCAAAGTGACGCCCAAGGCCAAAGGCTGGCGGCGCTACGTCCTCGGTGGGCTGACCTTTGGGGTGGGCTGGGGCCTGGCAGGGGTCTGCCCAGGACCGATCTTGGTGCTCCTGGGCGCTGGGGTGTGGCCTATGCTGATCGTGCTGGCTTTTGCGCTGCTGGGGACGTACCTGTACGGCCGTCTGAAAGCCAGGCCGCCTCACTGAGAGCGGTCAGCGGAAGAGTTGAAGGGAGAGTGCGTGTTGAAAGCAGCCCTGGGCGCTAGAGGGGGTTGCGGCGGACCTCGTGGCGCGCGCCAAGGCGCGCTATGACATTAGAGGCATCGGTCCAGCCCGGCGAAACTCAAGCTCGCAGACACGGGCAGGGGACCACGATGCCGCTGCGTTTCAGATGGGTTGGCCCAATGAGCAGGGGACGTCTCCGCAGGGTCACATCTTCTACTTCTGGAAAAACGTACGGGAAAAGCGAGGAGATGACCTCATGGAGGTGCGGTTCCGGGAAGTGGCCTGATAAACCTGCGCCGGGAAGCACTTGTGCACCAAAGCCAAATTGTCCGGGCGCACATTGAATCTACGGGGGCAGGCGCAGCACGAACCGATTCGAGAGGGTCGGGCACTGGGGACCGACCGTCAATGCGGCAAGGTGTCCGCCAGGCGCGCCGGGCTTGAGGGCACACTTTAACTGGCGGTGCGCCTGCTGGGTCTGCGGCGGTCCAGGCATCGTGCGCAAGCCAGGGCCTATGTGCAGCCCGTGGCAACGACGGCGGCCATCAATCTGATGAAGATCGCCACGTGAAGAGAACGCGTCCCACGCCGGGGCACACGGACCTCACGCTTCGCTGCGCTCGAGCCCTGGACAGACCGATGAAATCAAACTGGAAGGGGCCCCCGCCAGGAGCCCCCGCTCGCCGCGTCTGCTTCCCCTCAGTCCGTGGCGGGGGACACCATGGGTTTCTCGAAGCCCACCTTCAGGGTGGGGTGCAGCCACGCGGCGGCGGCCAGGGCCAGCAGGCCGCCAATAATCAGGAAGATGCTCTGCAGCGGCAGCCACGCCAGCAGGGCGGCGGCGCCTGCATACCCCAGCGGCTGCACCGCACTGGACACCGAGGTCATCACGCCAAACGCCCGGCCCATCACCGCGTGTGGAATATGCAGTTGCGCCACCACGCTCAGCTGCACGTTCATCACGGCCGCACTCAGGCCCGCCAGGGCCAGCAGTGCCAGGGCCTGCCCCAGCGTGGCCGCCACACTCAGGCCCGCAATGGCCGCCGCAATGCCGAAAGTGCCGCCCACCAGCGCCAGCCACGGGCGCGGCACCCGGTAGGTGCTGAGCAGCAGCATGCCCACCAGCTGCCCCACCGAGATGCTGGCACTTAGGAAGCCGAATTCCCGCGCCCCCACACCCAGGCTGCGGGCAAAGGGCGCCAGGGTCACCTCCAGCGGAATCAGCACGAAGTTCAGCAGCAGGCTCACGGCGAAGGTCCAGAACAAGAGCGGATTGCTCCAGATCACCTTCAGGCCCGCACGCAGGCCCTCGCTGGGGGGCGCTTCGCCCTCGGGCGTGGCGGCCGGTGTCACCGTGGGTTCCGGCACGGTGGCCAGGGTGGCGATGGCCCCTACCAGCAGCCCCGCGCCGATCAAGAGCGCCCCGTGCACGCCCACAAAGCCGGTGGCGGCCCCGGCCAGCGCGTAGCCACTCAGGCTGGCGAGGCTGCCCGTCAGGCTCATCATGGCGTTGCCCTGCTGGTAGACCTCGCGCGGAATGGTCAGCGGCACCAGCACCGACGAAGCCGGGCCGCGCAGCGCCGCCACGAAACTGGTCACGGCCAGCAGCGGGAACACATAAGCCACCTGCAACTGCCCGGTCAGCACCAGGGCGGCCATCAGCACCAGCAGCAGGG encodes the following:
- a CDS encoding MFS transporter, with protein sequence MTGTAHPIRNARFRAILLTRLFSALTGGFYNVPIMWWVLEETGSGAMIASVGLVSALAGLIAAPIGGVLADRWRKRLLIQATYVVDALLLVLMAALVLTGQLQVAYVFPLLAVTSFVAALRGPASSVLVPLTIPREVYQQGNAMMSLTGSLASLSGYALAGAATGFVGVHGALLIGAGLLVGAIATLATVPEPTVTPAATPEGEAPPSEGLRAGLKVIWSNPLLFWTFAVSLLLNFVLIPLEVTLAPFARSLGVGAREFGFLSASISVGQLVGMLLLSTYRVPRPWLALVGGTFGIAAAIAGLSVAATLGQALALLALAGLSAAVMNVQLSVVAQLHIPHAVMGRAFGVMTSVSSAVQPLGYAGAAALLAWLPLQSIFLIIGGLLALAAAAWLHPTLKVGFEKPMVSPATD
- a CDS encoding YeeE/YedE family protein produces the protein MTSSPHVPGVHTGPTSTVRTATGLLVYLIAGLYFGVVLVKSEAASWYRIQEMFRFESFHMYGLIGSAVATGMITTALLRRSGVKSRDGQTIKVTPKAKGWRRYVLGGLTFGVGWGLAGVCPGPILVLLGAGVWPMLIVLAFALLGTYLYGRLKARPPH
- a CDS encoding sulfite exporter TauE/SafE family protein; this translates as MIFAWIGAALIGLSLGLLGSGGSILTVPVLVYLVGEPEKLAIAESLAIVGGISLIGAVPYALRRQIDWRSVLWFGLPGVVGTYLGAALSVYLSGVVQLLLFAAVMLLAAVMMFRPSRPHPEGQPAHHRSPVKIGAEGLGVGVLTGLVGVGGGFLIIPALVLLGGLPMGLAVGTSLMIIAAKSFAGFFKYVHVLAEQHLPVNWTLILVFTVIGILGSFLGARLGKTLSNDSLKKGFAGFLVVMGVSVLATNVPKVLNPPPAAEVHVRH
- a CDS encoding YeeE/YedE family protein, which encodes MTELLDLLRSPWPWYVGGPLIGLTVPLLLWLGNKGLGISANLRHACVILLPETAKPGFFRYDWRQERWNLMFAGGLILGGSVAGVLLANPEPSRLSAAGMESVQALGVQVRPGLMPAELTELSNPGVWLLLASSGLLVGFGARYGGGCTSGHAITGLSTLQGPSLIATVSFFVGGILSANVLLPLFMTVIR